Below is a genomic region from Rhododendron vialii isolate Sample 1 chromosome 5a, ASM3025357v1.
TTTAATATTTATTGGCCCATGATTGCCCAAACTACTTGGGCATTAGGCGCAATGTGAGTAGAATCGCTTAACCATGCTTCATAGTTGGAAAAATGAGTACCATGAAAATACATGCCACTCAGCCAAAGAAAGATGATGGAGAGTTAACCAAAATGGGCACTAAATACTTTTCATAGGATCTCCAAATCACTGGTATGGCTATCAAAATCGTGAACATTAGCATGTAGGTTCCAGATCCAAGTGGTAGTATCCGGGTCTTTAGCTATTGTTCTTGAGAAATGGATTGGTCTGGcctattcttttttcttgttagttttgcgtAAAAATATTGGTATAGAAGTTAGTGACTCAGTGCATGAAAGAAGGGAATAAGGATCTAAACAAGCAAGGAAGTACTGTGTAAAAGTCAGTTTTTTGGCAGTAAGGAATTTCTATTGGCATGGGATTCCTCCTTAATGGAAATCACTTCCGGATCAAACACCATCCTTAGTGGATTCCCATGACAATAGAAATTCCTTGCTGCCCAATAATCATGTAGGAAAATTATCCGACGTGGGTGAAGCACAACTGTAAAATATGAAGAGAAGTTTTATTGACTTCGATATATAAAACCTTATAATGAACCCTCTATTTATATAGGAGAGAGAGCCTAATTATGGAATAAAATCATACTAATTAACTATGAAAGaaaatcatcctaattacaatcaaatcacaatctcaagatcacgattttatttgttatatatccatttattctaacatcccccctcaaactcaagtagatCTACCAATTTGAGTTTGAGAAAAGTAGAAATCAAGAGCACTGAAGCCAAAAAGAAACCAGGAAcaaccaagccaagccaagagaaCCAAGAGAGCCAAAAGGATAACCATAAGTGAGAACCAGGAGCAGCCACGCCAAGCTaaactcaagtaggtctaccaacttgagtttgaaagaaaagaaatgaagaatcCATGAATCAAAAAGCCATGAGTGCTAGTGGTGAAGAGGCACGGTGGGCGAAGTAAACTATGAGTGCCTGGCGGATGGCAGTAAGGCTTAGGCCGCCCGCCAGGAGCAAAAATCCATAGGGCCTAAACcttatagctctgataccatgtgaaataTGAATAGAAGTTTTATTGAATTTGATATATAAAACCTTACAATGAGCCATCTATTTATATAAGAGAGGGAGCCTAATTATGGAGCGAAATCATACGAATTAACTATGGAAGaaaatcatcctaattacaatcaaatcacaatctcaagatcacgattttatttgttatatatCTATTTATTCTAACAACAACAATTATGCTTATCTTGATGCTTCTCCTTATGTCTATAAAAGAAGAAGCCCTTGATGCTTGTTATTTTGTACGTATTTAGTCTTGTTTGAAATAATAAAACCTGTGTGCTTCTTTCATAGATCGTTATTCCCTTCCTACTTTGTGTTTGCACCTACTTTGTGTTGCATTTGTGCAAAAGAAATTTCGAGGCCATCGTAAGTCAGATCATTGCTatatttgcaagaaaaatggTTACTATGCAAAGCAATGTCCACAAAAGTCTacaagagacaaaatggtgaactcGCTGGCCCTTGTAGTGACGACTTTGCTCAATGACAAGGTTTGGAGGTAAAGGATCTATTGCCCCAAGGGTAGGCTTGCCAATCCCACAGGTATGAATGGAACTTGTGCATGAAATATTTAGAGTTAGTCCATAGTATATTTTGTgcatgaaatatttttgaacttgattaCATGGTGTCAATGTAGGGATGGATGAGATCCATGAGGGTAGGGAATGCCATTTTAATTTATGGCTTAACCAGCAAGGTCATTTGCAGCCTCATGTGGCAGTGGTAGTGCCACTGGCATGTGCTTCATTAATTCTGGGCTGCCTTATTTCTAAAtagcttggtttggtttgtgaacTGGTGCAATGGCTTAGTTCTGGAATTATATGTTATGCTTCATTGGTGGCTTGGTTTGTGGACTGGTGCAATGGCATGGCATGTTATTTTGTGGACTAGTGAACTAGAATTATATGCTTCATTTGTGCAAGAATATCATTCCATTCCATGTCACTCAAGTCTAGAATATGTAATGCATTTCATTCCATTCCATGTCAGTCAATTCTAGAATATCATTCCATTTCATTTGTGAAGAATATCATGCATTTCACTTAGAATATCAGTCAATTCTAGAATATCAGTCAATTCTAGAATATCATGTTTTACACTTCATACGAGCTTACACCTATCACAACCACAATCACTACCAGTAGGACTACCACTACTATGACATTCCTAGTCTTCCATGCTCCTGCATGTAAAGCCTCATTAGTAGCTGCTAGCTTCACATTTATCTAGGCCTGTCAATAGACCGGATTGAATCCAAATCCAACAAATTCGAATGCGATAACGCTCAAATTCGATCCGAATTTTataaatccgatagtggtaatccgaatTTGAATTCGTAAAATCGGATATCCGATCCAAAAATCCGAGtacgatccgaaaacttttttatttcaaaaattttagcaaaaaaataaattattttccaaaaaaaatttaaataaaaatacaactttttaaacttttttttcaaaataaaaaaaattaatttttttaaaaaaagttttttttttaaaaataaagttctgatcggattgataacggatatAATCCGAATTCAATCTGATATGTATTTGGATTACTAgaatcggattatcggattcaGATTAGATCCGGTCCTTTGACAGACCTACATTCATCcggtccaattttttttgttaaattaaccaaatgaaaaacaaaactaaattccAGTGAAGTGGAAGCTACTCCTTAAAAGACTATTGGAATGAAGAATTAATCGATACATGGAGCGAATGAAAACAtgaattgaaaaggaaaaatatattCCACGTAATTTCCaatgattttccttttcccggtaaaaaagaagaagaaggtatttTCCCTTTCCCTGTTGGATTGCTCTCTATAAGACTATGGTCCAAATACAAATAGCCTTGTAATACTTGTAgagcaattttttgaaatggaaaaaaatgtaAGCTAGGAATTTAGTATATTTTCCTATCTAATACACCAATAtctcttactccctccgtcattttttaagtgtcctgcttcgtaactccaacttattaagaaaacatcatcattatatttttcacatcaacttttacctccacttttcctatttaccctctatggagacatcatcattacacttttactcgctaacttttcaaaatggaatctacttttagggacaaaatggaaaatgtacctacttttacccattaactttacaaaatggacacttattaagggacaacccaaaatggaatactggactttaaaaaggggacggagggagtacctttttttgattttattttatgtataaatTGAAGATTCAAAAACAATATAAAACTACATCGAATTGCTTCTTTTGTTTGCGAGATTGATGTTCAATTAATTAGTTGGTATTGTGGTATTGCAAGAAAGCAGTGACATGAGTTTTAGATTAATAGCTAGTGAGAGGGCGTGGATATTGTCAAGGACTTTATGTTATGCTGTGGCTAAAGCTCTTTCAACTCCAAACTGTTGAGGCCTAAGAGTTAGCTCGGGACCAACTCTCTgccttccaaatccaaaatttggaGGGCTGGAATTTCGGTTTGCCAGTTTTAGTAACCTGAGGTTTTGCTATCAACTCGTGATGTCGATTTCGTGAAGATGGTGGCAAGGGTGGAATTTTCTGATTGGTTCTAATCCTGAATGCTGGAAGGTATTGACTCCCAATATTATGTCTCTTCAACTTCTAGCTCTTGGAGGGCCAAGAACGTCCTTAAGCCTAGGAGGGCTAACATGCAGACTGGTGATGAGTGTTAAGCAGTTTTCCATGTGGTATCCCATATTGCATATATCATACACATGTTTCAACTGCTGGATGTGTGGATTCTATGTCCTGTTTTCCCCACCTATACCGATGCTGTTAGTTatgggacgcgggggctctgctgcccagcatgggcagcagcccctacccacactcacacatgGCACCGtttcatcaaagaaaaaaaaaaactcttccgcttgcaatcttatggagcagaaacgtgattatgagagctttagagttaaaatttaattatatctctttagaataatatgatcagaataataagattttcacgtcaattcaaacggattgaaaattggagcacttaattttttaatcatattttttaatatataaactgtctaaaaaattaagtgtaccactttttaattcgtttgaacaaatacgaatatcttattattctaatcatattattttaaagagatataattaactgttgtctataggactctcataatcacgtttctgatttacaggatcctaaataaagagcagatacttaattatgagagtcctagagacaaaaattaattatgatgctttagaataatataattagaataataagatattcgtacttgttcaaacgaattaaaaagtggcacacttaattttttagaccgtctatatattaaaaaatatgattaaaaaattaagtgctccaattttcaatccatttgaattgacgggaagatcttattattctgatcatattattctaaagagacataattaaattttaactctaaggctctcataatcacgtttctgttccataggattgcaagcggaagagtttgttttttttttcatttgataaaacGGTGCcatgtgtgagtgtgggtaggGGCTACTGCCcaccctgggcagcagagcccccgcgtccttAGTTATGCTGCTGGGATGGACGCAAGTTAAGATGAGGCTTGAATCAGTGAAGTTCTAACCTGTATTGGATGCTTTATGCTGCTGCTTTTGTCTGTTTCAAATGGATTGGAAGCAAGGTTGTGAATACCGCTCCGTATCGGCCGGTATGTACCGGATTAACAAGAAAACGGCAAACTGACCCCCCAATTCCGGCCTTTACCAGGCAGTACCGGTCATTTCGGACGATACTGGCTGAAACTTGGTTATCGGGAATTTCGTCCGAGATTTTGCAGATCTGGCAATTTCGTAATAATGTCCAAATTACGTCCTCAAATCGTATTTTTACCTCAATTTGGTGTATCTAAGAGGATCTCCAGCCTTGActcaaatttttattgaaatttggGTAAAACGCcattttgaatcaaattcacTCCAATAGCAAAATGATCTCttatccatatatatatatatatatatatatatatatatatatatatatatattttatgttttcaagAGTATTTTCCTCTATTTTGGTTTCCATCGTTTCTTTCACCAACATCTCCTATTTTATTTACCTTTCATTTTTCACCTTTTTGCAAACAAATTTTCCTCTCAATTTTGTCTTATCCAAGACAAACCCTTTCCAGGTTTATATTGGAGAGATCATTTCCCTCTTGATTCCATCTCCCTTAAACAACTGATACCAGATATATAAGGATTCTGAATGCGACCTATTTAGAGAGATAGGGGAATGTGGAAGAGCGGGTGATAAAAGACTTTCTTCCTTTGAATGGAGTTTGTTCAGACGAAAACAAAGGAGCTTGAACGGTTGGTTGAATGGAGTTTGTTCAAACACGGACAAAAGGCTATAAAGAGCCGTTGGAAAGTAGAAAAGAGCTGTTGGAAAATGGGGAGAAAAATGGGAAGAGGCTTTCTTTGTCTTAGATTTGAGCaaagaaatgggtaaaacccaaaactGGAGAAGGATTTGGGTCATGATTGGAGATAGATTTTTAAGggttttgcccaaattttaaatttaggtcttaaaagggtcaagattggagatgctctaataaccCTAAAGCGTTTTTTTCCGCCTCCTCAATCAGTGAATCACTCCCCAATCGACTTGGAGACTTCGAGTTCATCTTCGATCATCTCTTTTCACCTCATCGGCTCATCAATAAGTCATCTCATCCACGGTGAGCCGATGACGACAAAAACTACAGGTaggtctttctctctcccccctctctccgGTCACTATTTTTACTCCATAAGTCCCCCTCAATGGAGTATGTGGATTTTGTTATCTTAATGTatgtattttatgatgaattgtatggtatggggaatttttttgagttataattattatatatattttagttGCGGTAAATCTGAAATGGTATCCGGTATTTAACCGGTACCGATACGCACCATACTAGTAGGAAAACCTGTatcctgtccgaaacggtagtTAGAACCTTGATTGGAAGTGCTGATGTTAGGCCATATTGTTTTGGGCTCATTCAATTTCCattgaatgtaattttttttcttttcctttctttattttgtaGACCTCTTATGGTACCTTATTCTCTGTAGTCCACAATTGGTCTCTCCTcaatgtaccatttgtcgagtttctaataaaattttgttacctataaaaaaaaaactctaaaactATGTGTTGCCGAACCATTAGATAAAGACAACTATACTTTTCATGTAAAAAATATGTAACACTATGATACTACTAAGACCAAGGCCAATGTTTGTCAAACTTGGTGCTAATGCCAAATTTGGCACCAAATTTCCAATCATGAGGCTCCAATGGGGTGCCGAACTTGGTTAAAAAAATGGCTTAGTTCTATCTTTGTTTCCAAATATTGAACCACAAATGGCTATAGCCATTCATGCCATATCGCGAAAATGCAACTATTTTTCGTCAATCAACCGCGAACATTTGGCCGAAAGATTGCCAAACCTCGCCAGAATTGGGAATCGTTTGAAATTTTAGGGGATTAAGTTGCAGAGACCATCTTTTGAGGAAACCAATGGTATCTAGTGCAATTGTGCGACGCAACAATGGGACTCCATCACATTACACGAGAGCCCTTTTACTCGCACAAGCAATGCTACCAACACAGATCATGATACCTACAAGCAGATTGAACAACTTTAGACACATCTATACATGGATCTAgtaataatttgttttcaagCATTTTATTAGCAATAATTTGTTTTAAAGCATTTTATTACAATCATGTTCCAACTTTCCTAAAAGCACCATGTTGTATTTTCcaatattattttcctaatcTAAAATGCTTGAATCCAATATTATACTTCACAATTTGCACGTTAAATGCTTTGGACTTCGATATTCTAGTTTCTAAATAAATAACAAAGATAAGTTGGTTTGTTTTTACTACACTAATTCAATACCAACATAATCATTAATCAATCAAACACATCATAACATCTGATCATCACCTATTAACTCATAAGCACCTCACTCATTTCTTCTCTGTCTTCTCTCATCAAGTCCCACTCAATTGACTTTCTCTTATAACAAACTATCGCAATCAATCTCATCTTCCTACAAATGCTAATTATGTTAATAAATGAGCCGATAACTTCTCTCGCCAAAAATGTCAAGACCATACGTCGACAATATGAGATCAACAAGGAGGGGAAATTGGACCAACGCAAAAGACATGAACGGTAAACTGGCTAATACGGCCACCGGAATAAGTATCCACAACTTATCGTGCCCAAACGCAAGATAGAGTGTGGCACTAAAGGCCACAATCATGGTTGTTATGGATAGGAACAAAGTAAACAAACCAATTATTAATCTCTTGGTAAGAACATAGAGAAATTCCGATTCAACATAGCGAGAAGGATGGACAAGAACAACAATAGAGAAGTGGTGGACGTGAAGAGAGAGATTGCATCAGAAACCGCAAAGGAAAACGGGCAGCCCGATGTCATCTTTTTTGCCACCAAGAACAGTGATTATGGCTGCAAATACCACGGTAATGATGAGTGCTGCCTCAATTGAGCATGAGTTTGTAGTGTCTTTCATCCATTTTTGTCCTTCCATTACTAATTCCTTGTGCTCTCTAGTGAAGATCATTGCAGGCGTTTATCTAGAGTTGTTTCGCCACTCTATATACGTGGGCGATACTAGTTTCTCCACTTCCTACATGATAGCACAAAAGTAATACAAACACATACGAATGACTAATCCATCAAAGAATATACATTATACGTACATGTATATGGATGTAGAAGAGTTATAGTTAAAATTGTTAGGCCCGAACGTGGAGTGCCTTTGTTGGTAACATAATGTCAGTATCTGCGATCGCTCTAAAAATAGACTTACAGCTGCATTGTTGAATGCCATAAAATATTTGATTGATACCCCACCTAATACCAATTGGTCTTAGAAGAGATGTGGAAAAGCGATATGACGAAAATTCACTGATCCTTAATAGATTTGACCAACTGCCCATCTCATGTCCTCTACATTACTGCTAGTTAGAGTCCATAAGTGGCAAATTTCGGTCATCCTCCCCATTAAATGAGCGAAGATACCGCCCGTATTTGTGTACTAGTCAGATAGTACAATTCAATTGATGTGGGATTATGTCTGAAATGGACTATTCGTGTGGATGGTAATGCATGGCAGATGCATATCACAAGAATACCATCAAATGACTTGCAATTTTGGCTCAAGGGAGCGTCAATCAAATTGACGACAACGGAGTCTTGCCCAGAAGCTTTTCAAACCTAGCTCTGTTACCTAAATAAACAAAACATTTAACCCAAATGcgattgacaaaaaagaaaggaagactGTCCAACATCAAATAGttttaggggtgagcatggtccagattggtttggttttgtagtaaaccaagaaccaaaccaatacctACGGTTTATGAATtttgagaaccaaaccaatccataaaattcataaaacctaACCAATCCAGACCTTTAAGATACGGATCGGTTTCAGTTTTGAACCACGGTTTGCTTGAAgttaaaatatcaattttatacacgatttaaagtactcaaaaTGGCATAgataaataaaaccaaaacttaTATTATCGCAGGTAAGAAACGTGGCAATAAAGGCTATTTTTGGTGTAGTATATGTAGACTCCCTATATGAGTCGGGTGTTACATTTTTTCCCCCCCTAATCTATTGATtattcagtttatttccttGCATGTTATTTGTACTTCTTTGAATTGGACATACCTAATTCGAATGTGTTTAGCACTAgcgttttattttattattattttgatccgCACTAGCATCTTCTTTCcatgtttatttcaattaatcgATTTAGCTTTGAGATGTACAGGAAGCCAAAAATTGTAGACCATGCTCTgaaaagtttttgaatttttgggtaatgagagCAAGTAGTGCAAGTTAGTTTAAAACACAACTATTGAGCAATTaatccttctttttttgtgtctaATCTATGACTCATTCAAAAATTATCATATCTAAGGCTTTTCTCAATTGCAGTGCCTCTCATCAAACACATCCAAGAGCAAAAATCATTTGTCAAAGAAGCGGTTATTAGTGCATCAAGGTTAGGGATTCACGAGGTTATAGAAGAGATCGTGGATTCATTTCCCATGTCAATGTGAACGATGGACAAAGACAATAATACTACCTTATTTCAACGAGCAGTTATATATCGCCATGAAAATGCGTTCAACCTCTTATATCAAATTACTAATCATAAACTACATGTTACAACGGTTCGAGACAAAAATGGGAACACTATCTTGCACTTAGTCGGAAGATTGGCACCCCAAGTAAAACTCGATATTGTTCTTGGTGCAACTTTGCAAATGCAGCGTGAGTTACAATGGTATAAGGTATGGCATACTTTCTAAAGATTctttacaaaatacatattCCTTTCAACATGTATGAATGGGTTAACAGTTATGAGCCAAACacacatatatgtgtgtgtcgTTTAGCTAAGCAGGACAAGCTATTATCAACATGTCCGTACGCGCACGGCCTGCAGACGTCAAATACTTGTTTTAGTTGTGTCGTTTAGCTAAGCAGGACAAGCTATTATCAACATGTCCGTACAATACGGCCTGCAGacagacacatatatgtatgtttGGCTCATAACTGTTAACTCATTCATGCATGTTGaaaagaatatatatttttgtaaacaATCCTTAGAAAATTAGAAAGTAAGATGCCGCACCTTAAACCATTGTAACTCACGTTGCATCTACAAAGCTGCACCGGGAACAAGATCGAGTTTTCTTTGGGGTGCCAATCTTCTGACTAAGTGCAACATAGTGTCCTCATGACTGTCTCGACACATTGTAATATATCATTTATGATCACCCATTTGTTATAAGAGGTTGAACACATTTTCATGGCAATCTATAACTACTCGTTGAAATAAGTTACGATTGTCATTGTCCCTCGTCCAAATCAACTCGGGGAATGAATGTACGATCTCTTCAATAATCTCATGAATCCCTAACCTTGTTGCACTAATAAATGCATCTTTGGCAAATGATATGTAAGCGTTTGAGTCATTTAAAGATCTAATTTCCTTGCATACACATTTGAGTAGTGTAAGTGCTTCAAGATGTATTTGTTTTTGCTCTCAGATGTGTTTGATGAGAGGCACTGCAATTGAGAAAAGCCATATATATAATCATTCTTGAATGAGACATAGTttagacacacacacagattAACTGCTCAATAGTAAATTAATTAACTGGCACTAGTTATTcatcaccccaacactttcaaGGGCATGGTCTGCAATTTTTGGTTTCCTGTACATTCCAAAGCTAAATtgattaattgaaataaacatgGAAAGAAGATGCTAGTgtggatcccaaaaaaaaattaaactgaaTACTCAACAGATTAGGAAAAAAACGTAACACCCAACTCATATTGGGAGTCTACATATACTACGCCAAAAATAGCCTTTATTGGCATGTTTTTTACCTGCGAAAATAAATCTCTCGGTAAAGGGTGCAATTAATTGAGATCTTCTATTAGCAGTTGGATTCTCAAGGTCGCCTCTACTCATGGGATCTTTGATGGCGATGAACGTCTCCAATTTCACAGGAACACCTTCGCAGGAAAAAACATATGTAATGTAAATGTAAGCTATTAGATATAAGATTGCACTTGGGGTCAACGTCAAATAAGACacaaatccaaaatttaaaaagaaaaaaaaaattgagttgggATGACTAGAAACTTAAAACAATAGATAATGCGTTGCCAAAAATTCAGGCCACTACCACTGGGTAATGCGGATGCCTTTCTAGCTATACTTCCCAAAACATGAAGATTGCGGACTACATCTCTTGATTGAGCTGCTTGGGGATAGCGTCCCACCAGATTGAGGCCTACATCTGTTTGTCACAGATaagacaaaaagaaacaaaaagtgaaaatataAACACAGTAGAATAGTTGGTATTTCTCATTTATATACACTTGACATAGAATATTTAGCTTGGGCGATCGACTTATCATAGAATCTGGAGTTGATTGCATGATTGACATGccgaacaaaattttcatttgagaAGGGCATAGACACATGATCATCCTTGGTAACGGTCAATAAGAACAAAAGGGTGTCTTTACAAGCATATAGAGCAGCACAATGGAGCGGTAATCGGTCAAGATACCCGTGAATGTAGAGTAAATCAggatttttttgcaccaaaacaACAGCGGCCCTCGTATTGCCAACCGTACCAGCCGTATGAAGGGCGGTATCACCATGTTTTTCCCGCAATGTCAAGGCTTCCACTGGCATCAACACCATCAACTTCTCCACAAAATGGATTGCCCTTTCTCCAGTCCCGACTGCTATGTGAAGCGCTGTCTCAGAAACGTTTGTGATTGGGGCTGTGATAGCTTTGACAAAGAATCTTCTGGCTGCGTCCCAGTCGCCTCTGAGTGCAGCTTTAAGCAGTGGTGTGTATCTCCAGTATTCATCCTTCACACCCTCCAAGGTTGTCCTCTGCAATGAGTTGAATAATATTCGATCTAATCTAACAATGACAAAAATATCCATCACTACTTTTAGTAGTTTATGATCTTGTGTGTAGGACGCAACATTATGAGTTTCCAGCAATGCTACATATCCAGAACCCAAAGATTTTAAATATCAGTACCGGAAACGAAATTGTAGTGGTATTTTCGTTGCAGTGTAACAATAGCAGGAGAATCGAACGAACGACATACGTAAAGGGAATCTATTGTAGCcgttgaattttaaaaaacatttttgacaagaaaataaatttttaaaaaattcctaAATCACCCTTAACGATCGACTATTGGCTATAATGGCCGTGAACCAGTAtgtaaattgaaaaaattgaaaacagacCAAAACATGATGGAAACCGGAGATACACATGTGATTTTCCATCTCATTGGTATATATGGATGTAAAGATATTGGAAGGCTCAAAAACTGTACCCTATTGCCTCGTACAATACATACGGCCGAGATTTAAAACCTTGTCTTGAATAATACTACCAAAAAAACTTTAATAAAATTATGACCAGATTCAAAAGATGAACGGGAACCCAAGATCCCTCGACTGGATTACTCTCTACTATTGAGATGGATCCTTGTGGGACAGGTGATGTTGAGCTTCCACTATGTCTAAATATTCATATTTGCACCAATAAAGTGTTAGTGGTAGTTATCCCATGAAGGATATACCAGGAgataggggggggggggaggggggggctTATTACGAAAGAAACTTATGTCCAATTTCTTAACAATGAGAAATATGCAATTCTGATCGATCTGGATATTAAGTTGGTCGTGTACAAGCACTCAGGTGTTGAGAGGTCTTAGATTTGAGTTTTCCACATTGTGCATGGTAGTTGTAGCTTCTCCTATCTTGCTAGTTTCAGCCAAGAGAGGACCATGGACAATATTGGTTGACTTGTTAAAAGCTTTGTGCTGAATTTTCTCACGCCTTTGATCAAAACTAGCCCATTTAACAAACAATTTCCTACCCTCAAT
It encodes:
- the LOC131327408 gene encoding uncharacterized protein LOC131327408; protein product: MDIFVIVRLDRILFNSLQRTTLEGVKDEYWRYTPLLKAALRGDWDAARRFFVKAITAPITNVSETALHIAVGTGERAIHFVEKLMVLMPVEALTLREKHGDTALHTAGTVGNTRAAVVLVQKNPDLLYIHGYLDRLPLHCAALYACKDTLLFLLTVTKDDHVSMPFSNENFVRHVNHAINSRFYDKSIAQAKYSMSSVYK